The sequence below is a genomic window from Barrientosiimonas humi.
TTCTCCACCTACCGTCACCCCGAAGGGCTTCGTCAATGGCGAAAGGAGTTTACAACCCGAAGGCCGTCATCCCCCACGCGGCGTCGCTGCATCAGGCTTGCGCCCATTGTGCAATATTCCCCACTGCTGCCTCCCGTAGGAGTCTGGGCCGTGTCTCAGTCCCAGTGTGGCCGGTCGCCCTCTCAGGCCGGCTACCCGTCACCGCCTTGGTAGGCCACTACCCCACCAACAAGCTGATAGGCCGCGAGCCCATCCTTCACCGAAAAAATCTTTCCACAACACACCATGCAGTGCGCCGTCATATCCAGTATTAGACCCAGTTTCCCAGGCTTATCCCAGAGTGAAGGGCAGGTTACTCACGTGTTACTCACCCGTTCGCCACTAATCCACCCGAGCAAGCTCGGGCATCATCGTTCGACTTGCATGTGTTAAGCACGCCGCCAGCGTTCGTCCTGAGCCAGGATCAAACTCTCCGTAGAAAATCAAAACCTGGCCGAAATTGAACAGAGTTCAAAATCAACCAAACAAACATTTGGCATCAATCACTCGACACGCTGTTGAGTTCTCAAGAAACAAGCACGCACCTCAGCGACAGATGCATTCGCACCGATCGTGTGGGGTGACCCATCTCGTTGGTTCCGACTCGGCTCTTGGGCGTCAAGCCGGCCCTGTGAGGTCCGAACTCTCGCGCACTTGGCTCCGAGCGGAGTGCCATCGTAGCAGAACCTCGTCGGCTTCGCTACCCGGCTTGCCTGCCCTGTCGGGCTGACGTCGAGAACATTAGGACACCGGGAGCGCGGCCTGCAAATCGAGAACGCCTCCGGCGCGTGAGACCTGCGTCACAAGGCCCAATCCCGTTGCAGCACAACAGAATTGGGCCTTGGGCGAGGTCGGTCGACGTCAGTCGACCAGGAAGTTGAGCAGGTCGGACCGGGTCAGCACCCCGCTGGGCTTGCCGTCGCTCACCACGAGGATCGCGTCGTGGTCCTCCAGCAGCTCGCGGGCCTGGCTCACCGGCTCCCCCGCGCCGAGCATCGGCAGCGGCGGGGCCATGTGCTTCTCGACCGGGTCGGCGAGGTGGGCCTCCCCGGCGTAGAGCGACTCCAGCAGCGCCTTGTCGGTGACCGACCCCGCGACCTCACCGGCCATGACCGGAGGCTCGGCCTTGACGACAGGCATGGCCGAGACGTCGTACTCACGCATGATCTGGATGGCGTCGCGCACGGTCTCCACCGGGTGGGTGTGCACCAGGTCCGGCATCGAGCCGTCCTTGCCCTCGAGGATCTGCCCGACGGTCTGCTCGGTGCTGCCCTTGCGGAAGCCGTACGACGCGAGCCAGCCGTCGTCGAAGATCTTGGACATGTAGCCGCGCCCTGAGTCGGGCAGCAGCACGACGACCACGGCGTCGGCGGGCAGCGTGCGCGCGTGCCGCAGGGCCGCGACGACGGCCATGCCGCAGGAGCCGCCCACGAGCATCCCTTCCTCGCGGGCCAGCCGTCGGGTCATCTCGAAGGAGTCGGCGTCGCTGACGGCGATGACCTCGTCGACGACCTTGGGGTCGTAGGCCTCGGGCCACATGTCCTCACCGACCCCCTCCACGAGGTAGGGCCGGCCGGTTCCGCCGGAGTAGACCGAGCCCTCGGGGTCGGCGCCGATGATCTGCACCCGGCCGCCCTCGCGGTCGGCCGACACCTCGCGGAGGTACCGGCCGGTGCCGGTGATGGTGCCGCCGGTGCCGATGCCGGTCACGAACGAGGTGATCCGGCCCGCCGTGTCGCGCCAGATCTCCGGGCCGGTCGTGTCGTAGTGGCTGGCCGGGCCGTTCTGGTTGGAGTACTGGTCGGGCTTCCAGCCGCCCTCGGTCTCGGCCGCGATGCGGTCGGAGACGGAGTAGTAGCTGTCCGGGTGGTCCGGCGGGACCGACGTCGGGGTGACGACCACCTCGGCGCCGTACGCCCGCAGCACGTTGCGCTTGTCCTCGCTCACCTTGTCGGGGCACACGAAGATGCACTTGTAGCCCTTCTTCTGCGCGACCAGCGCGAGCCCGACCCCGGTGTTGCCGGAGGTCGGCTCGACAATGGTTCCGCCGGGCTTCAGCTCGCCGGAGGCCTCCGCGGCCTCGACCATGCGCAGGGCGATGCGGTCCTTCACGGAGCCGCCGGGGTTGAGGTACTCCACCTTCGCGAGCACCGTGCAGTCGATTCCGTCGGTGACCGAGCTCAGCCGGACCAGCGGGGTGTTTCCCACGAGGTCGGCGATGTGCTCGGCGTAGGTCATGCCGTCGTCAGCCATGTGCTCATCGTGACACCTGCTCCGGCGGGCCATTCCGGCGATGCCGGGGCCGGCACGTTTTGCCCCGGTGAGACGCTGGAACAGGCAGAAGGCACGAGGACCGGAGGGGGTCGCATGGGTCGAGCACGGCGAGCGCGCAGGATCGCGGCGGCGGCGGCGTACGGCGGTGGGGGCGCGGGAGCGGTGGGGCTGGCGACGTACGGCCTGCTCGCCGCCGAGGCGAAGATCGCGCGGCGCGTGGTGGGGACGCCGTTCGAGACCGCCCCCGACGACTCGGGCCGCTACGGGCACGGGTTCGGCGACCAGATCGACCTGGTCGTGCTCGGTGACTCCAGCGCGCGCGGCCTCGGGGTGGACGAGCCAAGCCAGACCGTCGGCGCGATCGTCGCCGGCGCGGTCGCGGCGTTCAGCGGCCGGCCGGTCGAGCTGACCAACCTGGCCGTCGTGGGCGCCCAGTCGGCCGACCTCGACGGGCAGGTCGACCAGCTGTGGGAGCGCGTGGAGTACCCCGATGTCGCGATCATCATGGTCGGCGTCAACGACGTGACCC
It includes:
- a CDS encoding cystathionine beta-synthase, producing the protein MTYAEHIADLVGNTPLVRLSSVTDGIDCTVLAKVEYLNPGGSVKDRIALRMVEAAEASGELKPGGTIVEPTSGNTGVGLALVAQKKGYKCIFVCPDKVSEDKRNVLRAYGAEVVVTPTSVPPDHPDSYYSVSDRIAAETEGGWKPDQYSNQNGPASHYDTTGPEIWRDTAGRITSFVTGIGTGGTITGTGRYLREVSADREGGRVQIIGADPEGSVYSGGTGRPYLVEGVGEDMWPEAYDPKVVDEVIAVSDADSFEMTRRLAREEGMLVGGSCGMAVVAALRHARTLPADAVVVVLLPDSGRGYMSKIFDDGWLASYGFRKGSTEQTVGQILEGKDGSMPDLVHTHPVETVRDAIQIMREYDVSAMPVVKAEPPVMAGEVAGSVTDKALLESLYAGEAHLADPVEKHMAPPLPMLGAGEPVSQARELLEDHDAILVVSDGKPSGVLTRSDLLNFLVD